A single window of Acetobacteraceae bacterium DNA harbors:
- a CDS encoding ABC transporter ATP-binding protein, with protein sequence MSRTGNQINKEARVILGEFALEIVDAVPTPASFELGFSRYNMTLSPGECALIECQSAPLISAFFDFCMGLIPVSQGNIRCLGLEWSQLSSIQANALRGKLGRTFQVGGWLDLLETETNILWPNLHHTSLPEKLLIETATDLAVKFGMPGLPLLPPKQLSPLDSKRSQCIRAFLGYPEVLFFENPVSLEHPDFYNAFMNILGQARERGAAILWASNNPSIWENTGLEFCQRFRLDDDGLFPKKEMF encoded by the coding sequence ATGAGTCGTACTGGAAACCAAATAAATAAAGAAGCACGTGTTATTTTAGGGGAATTTGCCTTAGAGATCGTGGATGCGGTGCCGACACCTGCATCTTTTGAACTCGGATTTAGTCGTTATAATATGACACTTAGTCCAGGTGAATGCGCTTTAATAGAGTGCCAGAGCGCCCCCCTTATTTCAGCTTTTTTCGATTTTTGTATGGGGCTTATTCCCGTATCCCAAGGGAATATTCGTTGCCTTGGATTGGAGTGGTCTCAATTAAGCTCTATTCAGGCAAATGCGCTACGTGGAAAACTTGGAAGAACTTTTCAGGTCGGAGGATGGCTGGATCTTTTAGAGACAGAAACAAATATTCTCTGGCCGAATCTTCATCATACTTCTTTGCCTGAAAAGCTTTTAATTGAAACGGCAACAGATTTGGCTGTAAAATTCGGAATGCCGGGATTACCGCTTCTGCCACCCAAACAATTATCTCCCTTAGATTCTAAACGTTCTCAATGTATTCGTGCGTTTTTGGGATATCCAGAAGTACTTTTTTTCGAAAATCCTGTTTCCTTGGAACACCCAGATTTTTATAATGCTTTTATGAATATTTTAGGTCAAGCGAGGGAAAGAGGGGCCGCAATCTTATGGGCCTCTAATAATCCCTCAATTTGGGAAAATACAGGATTAGAATTTTGTCAAAGATTTCGTTTAGATGACGATGGTTTATTTCCCAAAAAGGAGATGTTTTAG
- a CDS encoding ABC transporter permease, which translates to MVKVPVHFYWIQESLAALGRFVLFQPRFLLKFIGVSWGVLLVSCVRTSWRRSVKIDFWRTINQATLGGIPSTLVTAILSGIGIVTQAVYWLGFAGMSQITGSVLSGILVKEIGPLFVGIILLGRSGSLIVADLSSLSLSGQIRALEAMGIDSFLQFIMPRTIALTAGSFTLGMLFSIISLVTGYIACWAEGMASMPIWSFLYGVTSSIDPANYIAIPLKFLLTGFAVGISSTLTGLDVSLAENMTRVVPKGFTRGIVAILILNVAVDVLVK; encoded by the coding sequence CTGGTGAAAGTTCCTGTTCACTTTTATTGGATTCAAGAATCATTGGCCGCATTGGGAAGGTTTGTCCTTTTCCAGCCTCGCTTTCTTTTGAAATTTATCGGGGTCAGTTGGGGGGTGCTGCTGGTTTCCTGTGTGCGGACTTCATGGCGCAGAAGTGTCAAAATTGATTTTTGGCGAACGATTAATCAGGCAACGTTGGGCGGTATCCCCAGTACTTTGGTAACGGCTATTTTGAGCGGTATCGGCATTGTTACGCAGGCTGTTTACTGGCTGGGTTTTGCCGGAATGTCTCAAATTACAGGTTCTGTGCTTTCAGGTATTCTTGTTAAAGAGATCGGTCCGCTTTTCGTCGGTATCATTCTTCTTGGTCGATCTGGTTCTTTAATTGTTGCTGATTTAAGTTCGTTAAGTCTGTCTGGACAAATTAGAGCCTTAGAGGCAATGGGGATAGATTCCTTTTTGCAATTTATCATGCCGAGAACGATTGCACTTACTGCCGGGTCTTTTACCCTAGGTATGCTTTTTAGCATTATCTCACTTGTTACAGGATATATTGCATGTTGGGCAGAGGGAATGGCCAGTATGCCGATTTGGTCTTTTCTATACGGGGTGACGTCGAGTATTGACCCCGCAAATTATATTGCTATTCCTCTTAAATTCTTATTAACAGGTTTTGCTGTTGGTATCAGCTCCACGTTAACAGGCTTAGATGTTTCACTGGCAGAAAATATGACACGTGTTGTTCCAAAGGGATTCACAAGAGGAATTGTTGCTATTCTTATTTTAAATGTTGCTGTGGATGTTCTCGTGAAATGA